A DNA window from Brassica napus cultivar Da-Ae chromosome C1, Da-Ae, whole genome shotgun sequence contains the following coding sequences:
- the LOC106438566 gene encoding protein DJ-1 homolog C-like, whose translation MISSLSPTLTEPRLISSMCSISATVAPPSLHSISLIHSPMKQRKAQSLRLRASSASLSIDVGVVPIPKKVLVPIGYGTEEIEAVVLVDVLRRAGADVTLASVEQKLEVEGSSGTKLLADVLISKCAEQVFDLVALPGGMPGAVRLRDCGVLEKIMKRQAEEKRLYGAISMAPAMTLLPWGLLTRKKTTGHPAFFGKLPTFWAVKTNIQVSGELTTSRGPGTSFQFALSLANQLFGETTAQSVGELLLLRDGYQNPKIEEVNSIDWSLNHTPRVLMPVANGSEEVEVVTIADVLRRAKVDVTVASVERSLRITASQGTKIVTDKLIGEAAESAYDLILLPGGHAGSERLQKSKVIKKLLKERQEAGRIYGATNSSSTVLHKHGLLKEKRTAVYVSDTDGPASDQMIEGAEVVIDGNVITSLGLATVTNFSLAIVSKLFGHGRARSVSEGLVHEYRGNLKAS comes from the exons ATGATATCTTCGCTGAGTCCAACTCTAACAGAGCCAAGACTCATCTCTTCGATGTGCTCTATCTCAGCGACTGTTGCTCCTCCGAGTTTGCATTCAATCTCTCTGATTCATTCACCAATGAAACAAAGGAAAGCCCAAAGCTTAAGACTCAGAGCTTCTTCAGCGTCGTTAAGTATCGATGTTGGCGTCGTGCCAATTCCCAAAAAG GTGCTTGTTCCGATTGGATACGGTACGGAGGAGATAGAAGCTGTAGTCCTAGTCGATGTTCTACGGCGAGCTGGTGCTGATGTCACTCTTGCCTCCGTGGAGCAGAAGCTAGAAGTTGAAGGCTCATCAGGGACCAAGCTGCTTGCTGATGTCTTAATCTCGAAATGTGCTGAACAAGTTTTTGATCTAGTGGCTTTGCCG GGAGGCATGCCTGGTGCTGTTAGGTTAAGAGACTGTGGAGTTTTGGAGAAGATCATGAAGAGACAAGCTGAAGAGAAGCGGTTGTACGGAGCTATCTCCATGGCTCCGGCTATGACTCTTCTTCCATGGGGGCTTTTGACTAGAAAGAAG ACAACAGGACATCCTGCGTTTTTCGGGAAGCTGCCTACGTTTTGGGCTGTTAAGACAAACATTCAGGTCTCAGGGGAGCTTACGACTAGCCGTGGACCAGGCACTTCTTTTCAGTTTGCTCTTTCCTTGGCTAACCAGCTCTTTGGAGAGACCACAGCCCAATCTGTTGGAGAGCTTCTG CTTCTACGCGATGGTTACCAGAATCCTAAGATTGAAGAGGTGAATAGCATTGACTGGTCTCTAAACCACACACCTCGT gTTCTTATGCCGGTAGCTAATGGATCTGAAGAGGTTGAAGTGGTCACAATTGCAGATGTTCTTAGAAGAGCCAAAGTAGATGTCACTGTTGCATCGGTTGAAAGATCTTTGCGGATTACGGCTTCACAAGGCACTAAAATTGTTACTGACAAATTGATTGGTGAAGCTGCTGAATCAGCATATGATCTAATCCTTCTTCCT GGAGGCCATGCTGGCTCAGAACGTCTACAGAAGTCCAAAGTTATCAAGAAGCTACTCAAAGAACGACAAGAAGCTGGGCGAATATATGGAGCTACTAACTCTTCATCTACTGTCCTGCATAAGCATGGTTTACTCAAG GAGAAGAGAACAGCTGTGTACGTTTCAGACACAGATGGGCCTGCAAGTGACCAAATGATCGAAGGAGCTGAAGTTGTTATTGATGGAAACGTGATTACAAGTTTGGGGCTCGCAACTGTTACTAATTTCTCTCTAGCTATAGTTAGTAAGCTGTTTGGACATGGTAGAGCAAGAAGTGTCTCAGAAGGGCTTGTGCATGAGTATAGAGGGAATTTGAAAGCATCTTGA
- the LOC106438567 gene encoding DEMETER-like protein 3 isoform X2: MEKPKDLDKISGLVVQGTPVKPEPPLKFYVRRKPPKLLNKLQNMDDSASSGSSDFNTNNTTKEESVKKSEEPETFKVDIQSLDGTHGKKNSKEETEEKNAKSTVLQDDSQHVNGERKKKYSEKISKKRFHRPMIMEDGKKPRNPTNLQMRTISNKRSKKQKCDEDEYVVELQTPEKQSSPKRRKNKAKKNVARTLPFDEEGISGCLELSRSVWPSFPKGKRRMTTLRRIDFHVLISPISFPMPIWKKQSKRSSRKKNMTRWTMIALSYECIEETLSLVEIHPDDIDIKNMAPKLSLMHSNQKITDGSNEHLKKAKKIRRQDASVQTKDLHTEEKKVMNNLTLQLNYQREHNLPSLADVPLHKEDILMKSVTNIRPEQSIKKATKGVAKLIKEMEKLNINRRVTTLGKAKKKLVIAKVNLDPETIKEWELLMENDLPHRSYSNEENTESKWKGEREIFQSRIELFINRMHLLQGNRKFKQWKGSVVDSVVGVFLTQNVSDYLSSNAFMSVAAKFPVDAKESLESLAYFIEEPQEVNNLVGDGQRPIQNGNDDAKNSLGSVSLQENLEHEKDAKRKNKKTGIMEDESVDWESLRKIYTKEGFRDTIHMDTVDWNAVRLSDQQVLADTIMKRGQHNGLARKILKFLNDEAKQNGIVDLEWLRDAPSDLVKRYLLEIEGIGLKSAECVRLLGLKHSAFPVDTNVGRIAVRLGWVPLEPLPDGVQLHQLFQYPSMDSIQKYLWPRLCKLPQETLYELHYQMITFGKVFCTKVIPNCNACPMKSECKYFASAYVSSKVLLEGPEEKTQEFQESQESQEFQESQESQTSYCHDNDAKMTSKINSIEECVSTECSNQTNCCEPIVEFPSSPAREIPELPDIEDTPCRSSCRSNAAIPGINIDIDALKKNVVDVFKKIGTILNGSDDEISKALAVMTQENACIPMKLPRKTKYYDRLRTEHVVYVLPDNHEILNDFERRECDDPSPYLLALWQPGETSNSFMPPKKKCDSDGTNLCVIKTCSYCWNIREESSNTYRGTILIPCRTAMQGGFPLNGTYFQTNEVFADHETSLEPIVFSRELCNGLEKRALYCGSSVTSIFRMLDETRTRLCFWTGFVCMRGFDRKQRTPEGLVRRLHTPPDERGEKHMRD; this comes from the exons ATGGAGAAGCCAAAAGATCTAGACAAAATTTCCGGTTTGGTTGTTCAAGGAACACCGGTTAAGCCTGAACCGCCACTGAAATTCTATGTTCGACGAAAGCCTCCTAAGCTGCTCAATAAGTTACAAAACATGGATGACTCTGCAAGTTCTGGTTCTTCAGATTTCAACACAAACAATACAACTAAAGAGGAGTCTgtgaaaaagagtgaagagccAGAAACTTTTAAAg TCGATATACAAAGTCTTGATGGCACACATGGGAAGAAAAACTCTAAAGAAGAAACTGAAGAGAAAAATGCCAAGTCAACAGTTCTTCAAG ATGATTCACAACATGTTAAtggagaaagaaagaagaaatatTCTGAAAAGATATCCAAAAAGAGATTCCATAGGCCAATGATTATGGAAGATGGCAAGAAACCAAGGAATCCCACCAATCTTCAAATGAGAACTATATCTAATAAAAGGAGTAAAAAGCAGAAATGCGATGAAGATGAGTATGTAGTTGAGCTTCAAACTCCAGAAAAGCAGAGTTCtccaaagagaagaaaaaacaaggCGAAAAAGAATGTTGCTCGAACGTTGCCGTTTGATGAAGAAGGTATTTCTGGTTGTCTTGAACTCAGTAGAAGTGTTTGGCCTAGTTTTCCAAAAGGCAAAAGGAGGATGACCACACTTCGCAGGATTGATTTTCATGTGTTGATATCACCAATCTCATTTCCTATGCCCATCTGGAAAAAGCAATCAAAAAGGTCTAGTCGAAAGAAAAATATGACCAGGTGGACTATGATTGCTCTATCTTATGAATGCATAGAAGAAACTTTGTCATTGGTAGAAATTCATCCAGATGATATAG ATATAAAAAATATGGCACCAAAGCTGAGTTTGATGCATTCTAACCAGAAAATAACAGATG gCTCGAATGAACACTTGAAAAAGGCTAAGAAAATTAGACGTCAAGATGCTTCTGTTCAGACTAAAG ATTTACACACTGAAGAAAAGAAAGTTATGAATAATCTAACTCTACAATTAAATTATCAAAGGGAACACAATCTTCCATCACTAGCCGATGTTCCATTACACAAAGAAG atATACTTATGAAATCTGTTACTAACATAAGGCCTGAACAGTCTATTAAAAAGGCTACTAAAGGTGTTGCCAAGTTAATCAAGGAGATGGAGAAATTGAATATCAATCGAAGAGTAACAACTTTGGGCAAGGCAAAGAAAAAATTGGTTATTGCAAAAGTGAATCTTGATCCTGAAACCATTAAAGAGTGGGAGTTATTAATGGAAAACGATCTTCCACATCGTTCATATTCCAATGAGGAAAATACAGAGTCCAAGTGGAAAGGAGAACGAGAGATCTTTCAAAGCCGGATAGAACTTTTCATCAACCGGATGCATCTTCTACAAG GCAATAGGAAATTTAAACAATGGAAAGGTTCGGTTGTTGATTCAGTGGTTGGAGTATTTTTGACACAAAATGTTTCCGACTACCTTTCAAG CAATGCTTTCATGAGTGTTGCTGCAAAATTTCCGGTGGATGCAAAAGAAAGTTTGGAAAGCTTAGCATATTTCATCGAGGAACCTCAAGAAGTTAATAACTTAGTTGGTGATGGTCAAAGACCAATTCAGAATGGGAACGATGATGCTAAAAACTCACTCGGATCTGTCTCCTTACAAGAAAATTTAGAGCATGAGAAAgatgcaaaaagaaaaaacaaaaaaacaggtATCATGGAAGATGAGAGTGTTGATTGGGAGAGTTTGAGAAAAATCTACACAAAAGAAGGATTTAGGGATACAATACATATGGACACTGTTGATTGGAATGCTGTAAGGTTATCTGATCAACAAGTTCTTGCTGACACCATCATGAAACGAGGACAACATAATGGTCTTGCAAGAAAAATCTTG aaattTCTCAACGACGAAGCAAAACAAAATGGAATCGTGGATCTTGAATGGCTTCGAGATGCTCCTTCCGACTTAGTGAA GAGATATCTATTGGAGATAGAAGGAATAGGGCTAAAGAGTGCTGAGTGCGTGCGACTTTTAGGACTTAAACATTCAGCTTTTCCG GTTGATACAAATGTTGGACGTATAGCAGTTCGTCTTGGTTGGGTTCCTCTTGAACCTTTGCCAGATGGTGTTCAGTTGCATCAATTATTTCA GTATCCTTCAATGGATTCaattcaaaaatatctttggCCACGACTATGTAAACTACCTCAAGAAACACT GTACGAGTTACATTATCAGATGATAACATTTGGAAAG GTCTTCTGTACGAAGGTTATTCCTAATTGTAATGCATGTCCGATGAAATCAGAATGCAAATATTTTGCAAGTGCATACGTCAG ttCCAAAGTTCTTCTCGAGGGTCCTGAAGAGAAGACACAAGAGTTCCAAGAGTCCCAAGAGTCACAAGAGTTCCAAGAGTCCCAAgaatcacaaacttcatattgTCATGATAACGATGCAAAGATGACATCAAAGATAAACTCGAttgaagaatgtgtttccacTGAATGCAGTAATCAAACTAACTGTTGTGAGCCAATAGTTGAGTTCCCCTCTTCTCCAGCTAGAGAAATTCCAGAGTTGCCAGACATTGAAGACACTCCTTGCAGAAGTTCTTGTCGGTCTAATGCTGCAATTCCTGGAATCAATATCGACATTGATGCACTGAAGAAAAACGTAGTGGATGTATTTAAGAAAATTGGAACGATTCTCAACGGTTCTGATGATGAGATTTCAAAAGCATTAGCAGTAATGACCCAGGAGAATGCATGCATTCCAATGAAGTTGCCTCGTAAAACAAAGTACTATGACAGATTAAGAACTGAACATGTGGT ATATGTGCTTCCTGATAACCATGAGATCCTCAATGat TTTGAGAGAAGAGAATGTGATGATCCTAGTCCATATCTTCTTGCCCTTTGGCAACCAG gtgAAACGTCAAACTCGTTCATGCCACCAAAGAAGAAATGTGACTCAGATGGAACAAACCTCTGCGTGATTAAGACTTGTTCTTATTGTTGGAATATACGAGAAGAAAGTTCAAACACTTACCGTGGAACAATTCTG ATCCCTTGTAGAACAGCAATGCAAGGTGGTTTCCCACTTAATGGCACATACTTTCAAACCAATGAG gtttttGCAGATCATGAGACGAGTTTAGAACCTATTGTGTTTTCTAGAGAGTTATGTAATGGGTTGGAGAAGCGTGCGCTATATTGTGGTTCATCAGTGACATCCATTTTTCGGATGTTAGACGAAACAAGAACTCGACTATGTTTTTGGACTG GATTTGTATGCATGAGAGGATTTGATAGAAAGCAACGAACTCCAGAAGGACTCGTCCGCAGACTACACACCCCACCCGATGAGAGAGGAGAAAAGCACATGAGAGACTGA
- the LOC106438567 gene encoding DEMETER-like protein 3 isoform X1, producing MEKPKDLDKISGLVVQGTPVKPEPPLKFYVRRKPPKLLNKLQNMDDSASSGSSDFNTNNTTKEESVKKSEEPETFKGKYLIQTDVIIYSTTLLFNLLVQVDIQSLDGTHGKKNSKEETEEKNAKSTVLQDDSQHVNGERKKKYSEKISKKRFHRPMIMEDGKKPRNPTNLQMRTISNKRSKKQKCDEDEYVVELQTPEKQSSPKRRKNKAKKNVARTLPFDEEGISGCLELSRSVWPSFPKGKRRMTTLRRIDFHVLISPISFPMPIWKKQSKRSSRKKNMTRWTMIALSYECIEETLSLVEIHPDDIDIKNMAPKLSLMHSNQKITDGSNEHLKKAKKIRRQDASVQTKDLHTEEKKVMNNLTLQLNYQREHNLPSLADVPLHKEDILMKSVTNIRPEQSIKKATKGVAKLIKEMEKLNINRRVTTLGKAKKKLVIAKVNLDPETIKEWELLMENDLPHRSYSNEENTESKWKGEREIFQSRIELFINRMHLLQGNRKFKQWKGSVVDSVVGVFLTQNVSDYLSSNAFMSVAAKFPVDAKESLESLAYFIEEPQEVNNLVGDGQRPIQNGNDDAKNSLGSVSLQENLEHEKDAKRKNKKTGIMEDESVDWESLRKIYTKEGFRDTIHMDTVDWNAVRLSDQQVLADTIMKRGQHNGLARKILKFLNDEAKQNGIVDLEWLRDAPSDLVKRYLLEIEGIGLKSAECVRLLGLKHSAFPVDTNVGRIAVRLGWVPLEPLPDGVQLHQLFQYPSMDSIQKYLWPRLCKLPQETLYELHYQMITFGKVFCTKVIPNCNACPMKSECKYFASAYVSSKVLLEGPEEKTQEFQESQESQEFQESQESQTSYCHDNDAKMTSKINSIEECVSTECSNQTNCCEPIVEFPSSPAREIPELPDIEDTPCRSSCRSNAAIPGINIDIDALKKNVVDVFKKIGTILNGSDDEISKALAVMTQENACIPMKLPRKTKYYDRLRTEHVVYVLPDNHEILNDFERRECDDPSPYLLALWQPGETSNSFMPPKKKCDSDGTNLCVIKTCSYCWNIREESSNTYRGTILIPCRTAMQGGFPLNGTYFQTNEVFADHETSLEPIVFSRELCNGLEKRALYCGSSVTSIFRMLDETRTRLCFWTGFVCMRGFDRKQRTPEGLVRRLHTPPDERGEKHMRD from the exons ATGGAGAAGCCAAAAGATCTAGACAAAATTTCCGGTTTGGTTGTTCAAGGAACACCGGTTAAGCCTGAACCGCCACTGAAATTCTATGTTCGACGAAAGCCTCCTAAGCTGCTCAATAAGTTACAAAACATGGATGACTCTGCAAGTTCTGGTTCTTCAGATTTCAACACAAACAATACAACTAAAGAGGAGTCTgtgaaaaagagtgaagagccAGAAACTTTTAAAggtaaatatttaattcaaacTGATGTTATTATCTATAGTACCAcgcttttatttaatttgttggTACAAGTCGATATACAAAGTCTTGATGGCACACATGGGAAGAAAAACTCTAAAGAAGAAACTGAAGAGAAAAATGCCAAGTCAACAGTTCTTCAAG ATGATTCACAACATGTTAAtggagaaagaaagaagaaatatTCTGAAAAGATATCCAAAAAGAGATTCCATAGGCCAATGATTATGGAAGATGGCAAGAAACCAAGGAATCCCACCAATCTTCAAATGAGAACTATATCTAATAAAAGGAGTAAAAAGCAGAAATGCGATGAAGATGAGTATGTAGTTGAGCTTCAAACTCCAGAAAAGCAGAGTTCtccaaagagaagaaaaaacaaggCGAAAAAGAATGTTGCTCGAACGTTGCCGTTTGATGAAGAAGGTATTTCTGGTTGTCTTGAACTCAGTAGAAGTGTTTGGCCTAGTTTTCCAAAAGGCAAAAGGAGGATGACCACACTTCGCAGGATTGATTTTCATGTGTTGATATCACCAATCTCATTTCCTATGCCCATCTGGAAAAAGCAATCAAAAAGGTCTAGTCGAAAGAAAAATATGACCAGGTGGACTATGATTGCTCTATCTTATGAATGCATAGAAGAAACTTTGTCATTGGTAGAAATTCATCCAGATGATATAG ATATAAAAAATATGGCACCAAAGCTGAGTTTGATGCATTCTAACCAGAAAATAACAGATG gCTCGAATGAACACTTGAAAAAGGCTAAGAAAATTAGACGTCAAGATGCTTCTGTTCAGACTAAAG ATTTACACACTGAAGAAAAGAAAGTTATGAATAATCTAACTCTACAATTAAATTATCAAAGGGAACACAATCTTCCATCACTAGCCGATGTTCCATTACACAAAGAAG atATACTTATGAAATCTGTTACTAACATAAGGCCTGAACAGTCTATTAAAAAGGCTACTAAAGGTGTTGCCAAGTTAATCAAGGAGATGGAGAAATTGAATATCAATCGAAGAGTAACAACTTTGGGCAAGGCAAAGAAAAAATTGGTTATTGCAAAAGTGAATCTTGATCCTGAAACCATTAAAGAGTGGGAGTTATTAATGGAAAACGATCTTCCACATCGTTCATATTCCAATGAGGAAAATACAGAGTCCAAGTGGAAAGGAGAACGAGAGATCTTTCAAAGCCGGATAGAACTTTTCATCAACCGGATGCATCTTCTACAAG GCAATAGGAAATTTAAACAATGGAAAGGTTCGGTTGTTGATTCAGTGGTTGGAGTATTTTTGACACAAAATGTTTCCGACTACCTTTCAAG CAATGCTTTCATGAGTGTTGCTGCAAAATTTCCGGTGGATGCAAAAGAAAGTTTGGAAAGCTTAGCATATTTCATCGAGGAACCTCAAGAAGTTAATAACTTAGTTGGTGATGGTCAAAGACCAATTCAGAATGGGAACGATGATGCTAAAAACTCACTCGGATCTGTCTCCTTACAAGAAAATTTAGAGCATGAGAAAgatgcaaaaagaaaaaacaaaaaaacaggtATCATGGAAGATGAGAGTGTTGATTGGGAGAGTTTGAGAAAAATCTACACAAAAGAAGGATTTAGGGATACAATACATATGGACACTGTTGATTGGAATGCTGTAAGGTTATCTGATCAACAAGTTCTTGCTGACACCATCATGAAACGAGGACAACATAATGGTCTTGCAAGAAAAATCTTG aaattTCTCAACGACGAAGCAAAACAAAATGGAATCGTGGATCTTGAATGGCTTCGAGATGCTCCTTCCGACTTAGTGAA GAGATATCTATTGGAGATAGAAGGAATAGGGCTAAAGAGTGCTGAGTGCGTGCGACTTTTAGGACTTAAACATTCAGCTTTTCCG GTTGATACAAATGTTGGACGTATAGCAGTTCGTCTTGGTTGGGTTCCTCTTGAACCTTTGCCAGATGGTGTTCAGTTGCATCAATTATTTCA GTATCCTTCAATGGATTCaattcaaaaatatctttggCCACGACTATGTAAACTACCTCAAGAAACACT GTACGAGTTACATTATCAGATGATAACATTTGGAAAG GTCTTCTGTACGAAGGTTATTCCTAATTGTAATGCATGTCCGATGAAATCAGAATGCAAATATTTTGCAAGTGCATACGTCAG ttCCAAAGTTCTTCTCGAGGGTCCTGAAGAGAAGACACAAGAGTTCCAAGAGTCCCAAGAGTCACAAGAGTTCCAAGAGTCCCAAgaatcacaaacttcatattgTCATGATAACGATGCAAAGATGACATCAAAGATAAACTCGAttgaagaatgtgtttccacTGAATGCAGTAATCAAACTAACTGTTGTGAGCCAATAGTTGAGTTCCCCTCTTCTCCAGCTAGAGAAATTCCAGAGTTGCCAGACATTGAAGACACTCCTTGCAGAAGTTCTTGTCGGTCTAATGCTGCAATTCCTGGAATCAATATCGACATTGATGCACTGAAGAAAAACGTAGTGGATGTATTTAAGAAAATTGGAACGATTCTCAACGGTTCTGATGATGAGATTTCAAAAGCATTAGCAGTAATGACCCAGGAGAATGCATGCATTCCAATGAAGTTGCCTCGTAAAACAAAGTACTATGACAGATTAAGAACTGAACATGTGGT ATATGTGCTTCCTGATAACCATGAGATCCTCAATGat TTTGAGAGAAGAGAATGTGATGATCCTAGTCCATATCTTCTTGCCCTTTGGCAACCAG gtgAAACGTCAAACTCGTTCATGCCACCAAAGAAGAAATGTGACTCAGATGGAACAAACCTCTGCGTGATTAAGACTTGTTCTTATTGTTGGAATATACGAGAAGAAAGTTCAAACACTTACCGTGGAACAATTCTG ATCCCTTGTAGAACAGCAATGCAAGGTGGTTTCCCACTTAATGGCACATACTTTCAAACCAATGAG gtttttGCAGATCATGAGACGAGTTTAGAACCTATTGTGTTTTCTAGAGAGTTATGTAATGGGTTGGAGAAGCGTGCGCTATATTGTGGTTCATCAGTGACATCCATTTTTCGGATGTTAGACGAAACAAGAACTCGACTATGTTTTTGGACTG GATTTGTATGCATGAGAGGATTTGATAGAAAGCAACGAACTCCAGAAGGACTCGTCCGCAGACTACACACCCCACCCGATGAGAGAGGAGAAAAGCACATGAGAGACTGA
- the LOC106438563 gene encoding ABSCISIC ACID-INSENSITIVE 5-like protein 6: protein MGSRFNFVDDAKQPALGTGVPLTRQNSVFSLTFDEFQNSWGGGVGKDFGSMNMDELLKNIWTAEESHSMMANNTSFNNTFNGGLSVGVGGELGGVGGGLQRQGSLTLPRTISQKRVDDVWKELMKDDDAGSGGGGASGVPQRQQTLGEMTLEEFLVRAGVVREEPQQQVERVDHFNGGFFGFGGDAGLSSARNGFGPNLVRPDLLTNQTQPLQMQQQQPQKVHQPQQLIQKQQDVAFPKQSTIAFSNTVDLVNRSQPPTQEVKPSVLGVRDMPMNNNNLLQAVDFKTGVTVAAVSPGSQMSPDLTPKSNMDASLSPVPYMFAGRVRKTGAVLEKVIERRQKRMIKNRESAARSRARKQAYTLELEAEVAQLKEQNEELQRKQVEIMEKQKKQLLEPMRQTWGCKRQCLRRTLTGPW from the exons ATGGGTTCTCGATTTAACTTCGTTGACGACGCAAAGCAGCCAGCTTTGGGGACTGGTGTTCCTCTGACGAGACAGAACTCTGTTTTCTCGTTAACCTTTGATGAGTTTCAGAACTCATGGGGTGGTGGGGTTGGGAAGGACTTTGGGTCCATGAACATGGACGAGCTCTTGAAGAACATATGGACAGCTGAGGAAAGCCACTCTATGATGGCCAACAACACCAGTTTCAACAACACTTTTAATGGAGGTTTGTCTGTTGGTGTGGGAGGGGAGCTTGGTGGTGTTGGTGGGGGTTTGCAGAGACAAGGGTCACTTACTTTACCTCGTACCATTAGTCAGAAAAGAGTTGATGATGTCTGGAAGGAGCTGATGAAGGACGATGACGCTGgaagtggtggtggaggagcGAGTGGAGTTCCGCAGAGGCAACAGACGTTGGGGGAGATGACTCTGGAGGAGTTCTTGGTGAGAGCTGGTGTTGTTAGGGAAGAGCCTCAACAACAGGTGGAGAGGGTGGATCACTTCAACGGTGGGTTCTTTGGATTTGGAGGTGATGCAGGGCTGAGTTCAGCTCGTAATGGGTTTGGTCCTAACCTGGTGAGACCGGATCTGCTGACAAATCAAACTCAGCCGTTGCAgatgcagcagcagcagccacAGAAGGTGCATCAGCCGCAGCAACTGATCCAGAAGCAGCAGGATGTAGCTTTTCCTAAACAGTCTACGATAGCGTTTTCCAACACTGTTGATTTGGTCAACCGTTCTCAACCTCCAACACAG GAAGTGAAGCCTTCAGTTCTTGGAGTTAGGGACATGCCTATGAACAATAACAACCTTCTTCAGGCTGTTGATTTTAAAACAGGTGTTACGGTTGCAGCAGTATCTCCTGGAAGCCAGATGTCACCTGATCTGACTCCAAAGAGCAACATGGATGCGTCTTTGTCACCTGTTCCTTACATGTTTGCTGGTCGAGTGAGAAAAACAGGTGCAGTCCTGGAGAAAGTGATTGAGAGGAGGCAGAAAAGGATGATTAAGAATAGGGAATCAGCTGCAAGATCACGCGCTCGCAAGCAA GCTTATACGTTGGAGTTGGAGGCAGAAGTTGCACAACTGAAAGAGCAGAATGAAGAGTTGCAGAGGAAACAA GTTGAAATTATGGAAAAGCAGAAAAAACAG CTTCTGGAGCCAATGCGTCAGACATGGGGATGCAAAAGGCAATGCTTGAGAAGGACACTGACAGGTCCTTGGTAG